A region from the Papaver somniferum cultivar HN1 unplaced genomic scaffold, ASM357369v1 unplaced-scaffold_125, whole genome shotgun sequence genome encodes:
- the LOC113331125 gene encoding glutathione S-transferase U8-like isoform X3, whose protein sequence is MGEEWVKLIGAWFSPFSFRVKCALELKNIEYDYIEEDMFKMERPIISKHNPSYDKDNKKVPVFVHGGNSVLESMVIVEYIDEMWPDRYPLLPKDVYEKSIARFWIKFIEDKGKQIRRHREICWNC, encoded by the exons ATGGGAGAAGAATGGGTGAAGTTAATTGGAGCTTGGTTTAGTCCTTTCAGTTTCAGGGTCAAGTGTGCTTTAGAATTGAAAAATATCGAATATGATTACATAGAGGAAGATATGTTTAAGATGGAGAGGCCAATAATATCCAAGCATAACCCAAGTTATGATAAGGACAATAAAAAGGTGCCGGTTTTTGTTCATGGTGGAAACTCAGTTTTGGAGTCCATGGTTATCGTTGAATACATCGATGAAATGTGGCCAGACCGCTATCCGTTACTACCGAAAGACGTATATGAAAAATCTATCGCTAGGTTTTGGATTAAATTCATCGAAGACAAG GGGAAGCAAATAAGAAGGCACAGGGAGATATGTTGGAATTGTTGA
- the LOC113331125 gene encoding glutathione S-transferase U8-like isoform X2: MGEEWVKLIGAWFSPFSFRVKCALELKNIEYDYIEEDMFKMERPIISKHNPSYDKDNKKVPVFVHGGNSVLESMVIVEYIDEMWPDRYPLLPKDVYEKSIARFWIKFIEDKAREANKKAQGDMLELLTTIETQTGIKDDNCKFFCGDKINAVDLAFSPFAYWLGAMEKAEGVALLEAHKFPKLHAWTEALKQDPVIQKNLPDFGELVVFFENIKKYGYVQTPPPT; this comes from the exons ATGGGAGAAGAATGGGTGAAGTTAATTGGAGCTTGGTTTAGTCCTTTCAGTTTCAGGGTCAAGTGTGCTTTAGAATTGAAAAATATCGAATATGATTACATAGAGGAAGATATGTTTAAGATGGAGAGGCCAATAATATCCAAGCATAACCCAAGTTATGATAAGGACAATAAAAAGGTGCCGGTTTTTGTTCATGGTGGAAACTCAGTTTTGGAGTCCATGGTTATCGTTGAATACATCGATGAAATGTGGCCAGACCGCTATCCGTTACTACCGAAAGACGTATATGAAAAATCTATCGCTAGGTTTTGGATTAAATTCATCGAAGACAAGGCAC GGGAAGCAAATAAGAAGGCACAGGGAGATATGTTGGAATTGTTGACAACCATTGAGACGCAAACTGGAATTAAAGATGATAACTGTAAGTTTTTTTGTGGTGACAAGATTAATGCcgttgatttggcattttcaccttTTGCTTACTGGCTTGGAGCTATGGAAAAAGCAGAAGGAGTTGCCCTTCTTGAAGCACATAAATTCCCTAAACTTCATGCTTGGACTGAAGCACTCAAACAAGATCCAGTAATACAGAAAAATCTCCCGGACTTTGGGGAACTTGTGGTTTTTTTCGAAAATATCAAGAAATATGGCTACGTGCAGACACCACCACCTACCTAA
- the LOC113331125 gene encoding probable glutathione S-transferase isoform X1, translated as MGEEWVKLIGAWFSPFSFRVKCALELKNIEYDYIEEDMFKMERPIISKHNPSYDKDNKKVPVFVHGGNSVLESMVIVEYIDEMWPDRYPLLPKDVYEKSIARFWIKFIEDKSIVFFMFFITSGEANKKAQGDMLELLTTIETQTGIKDDNCKFFCGDKINAVDLAFSPFAYWLGAMEKAEGVALLEAHKFPKLHAWTEALKQDPVIQKNLPDFGELVVFFENIKKYGYVQTPPPT; from the exons ATGGGAGAAGAATGGGTGAAGTTAATTGGAGCTTGGTTTAGTCCTTTCAGTTTCAGGGTCAAGTGTGCTTTAGAATTGAAAAATATCGAATATGATTACATAGAGGAAGATATGTTTAAGATGGAGAGGCCAATAATATCCAAGCATAACCCAAGTTATGATAAGGACAATAAAAAGGTGCCGGTTTTTGTTCATGGTGGAAACTCAGTTTTGGAGTCCATGGTTATCGTTGAATACATCGATGAAATGTGGCCAGACCGCTATCCGTTACTACCGAAAGACGTATATGAAAAATCTATCGCTAGGTTTTGGATTAAATTCATCGAAGACAAG AGTAtcgtcttttttatgtttttcataACATCAGGGGAAGCAAATAAGAAGGCACAGGGAGATATGTTGGAATTGTTGACAACCATTGAGACGCAAACTGGAATTAAAGATGATAACTGTAAGTTTTTTTGTGGTGACAAGATTAATGCcgttgatttggcattttcaccttTTGCTTACTGGCTTGGAGCTATGGAAAAAGCAGAAGGAGTTGCCCTTCTTGAAGCACATAAATTCCCTAAACTTCATGCTTGGACTGAAGCACTCAAACAAGATCCAGTAATACAGAAAAATCTCCCGGACTTTGGGGAACTTGTGGTTTTTTTCGAAAATATCAAGAAATATGGCTACGTGCAGACACCACCACCTACCTAA